One genomic region from Candidatus Thorarchaeota archaeon encodes:
- a CDS encoding ABC transporter substrate-binding protein, translating into MMIPASRARQLLVIGLVMLILMTGVTNSPRSVVERPTTRQTLSDSPRIYSGGTVEQIEIVEYNTLTAALDAVDAGDADLFGQMISPADYAAVDSHAHLKKQWAYDSMAVILTMNFDYYPLNSEHLRRAIAYAVDKNNITENFPRTVDPADFLMPLNNPHSLESSEGGMFYDALLSNATNEFVLAGMLDIDDDGFVEAPNGADFSLTIAVPADVTGMNMTATNILDDLHAVGLNVTLWYTNSSYLQSALANHTLDYQLALYTIDYPDYDAGWGVMTFESTKKGLDDENVANFDDSEYDSMISDYIRNYDPVQRESLMRDSFRMLRDKAPIIPLFFYRWLSVYSDANFEGWIDDRNAGAYSVWNPVQIHAKGSTTTLKVAVLPSYFDNFCTSLNPFKTGHVLDNSWLWKNQFNPYMLIYDSPLATLPNGSLVPREAASWQIVLPGMVAGLGNNESRAVFFSDPIANFTDGTYVSGQDYRYTFDIYANNSLIPYDLEYVETKVVGDYQAGITIKGIHPYLYSLLGQMPILPRHIWANKSLTTWNPSIDDVVGSGPYKVKSFTPGSKLVLTINSGYYPVEDTQAPKLISVSISPDDPIPAVSVTIRVYIYDRSKIDSVILSYTYDSGKLNFTESIEMTETSTGFTAIIPQHLTASFVNYSIRATDAWGNSAIITTGYYDLSSTSRGASWLSPQVMLGIGLVVLLVVVGAAIKRRH; encoded by the coding sequence ATGATGATACCCGCATCCAGAGCAAGACAGCTTCTTGTTATCGGACTCGTGATGCTTATACTTATGACAGGTGTTACGAACTCCCCGCGTTCTGTGGTCGAACGACCGACCACTCGTCAGACATTATCTGATAGCCCCCGTATTTATTCCGGCGGTACTGTCGAACAGATTGAGATTGTGGAGTATAACACACTGACGGCCGCACTTGATGCTGTTGATGCTGGTGATGCGGACCTATTCGGCCAGATGATCAGTCCCGCCGACTACGCGGCAGTTGACAGTCATGCGCATCTGAAAAAGCAGTGGGCATACGATTCAATGGCCGTCATTCTCACTATGAACTTTGATTACTATCCTCTGAACAGCGAGCACTTGAGACGCGCGATCGCCTATGCCGTTGATAAGAACAATATCACTGAGAACTTCCCGCGAACTGTTGATCCTGCTGATTTTCTGATGCCCCTCAATAATCCTCATTCCTTGGAGTCTTCTGAAGGGGGTATGTTTTACGACGCATTGCTCTCAAATGCAACGAACGAATTTGTTCTTGCAGGGATGTTGGATATTGATGATGACGGATTCGTAGAGGCTCCAAATGGTGCTGATTTCTCCCTGACCATTGCAGTTCCCGCCGATGTTACTGGAATGAATATGACCGCAACGAACATCTTGGACGATCTTCACGCAGTGGGACTGAATGTCACCCTCTGGTACACAAACTCATCCTATCTCCAGAGTGCACTTGCTAATCATACACTAGACTATCAACTTGCTCTGTACACTATCGACTATCCCGATTATGATGCGGGTTGGGGTGTCATGACGTTCGAGTCTACAAAGAAAGGGCTAGATGATGAGAACGTTGCTAACTTTGACGACTCGGAATATGACAGTATGATCTCGGACTATATCCGAAATTACGATCCCGTACAGAGAGAGTCACTGATGCGCGACTCTTTCAGGATGTTGCGTGATAAGGCCCCAATTATTCCTCTATTCTTCTATCGTTGGTTATCAGTATATAGTGATGCCAACTTCGAGGGTTGGATTGATGATCGCAACGCAGGCGCATACAGCGTCTGGAATCCGGTCCAGATCCATGCCAAGGGATCAACCACTACGTTAAAGGTTGCAGTACTTCCCTCTTACTTTGATAATTTCTGTACTTCACTTAATCCGTTTAAGACTGGTCATGTACTTGATAATTCATGGCTGTGGAAGAACCAGTTCAATCCCTACATGTTAATCTACGATTCACCACTTGCGACTCTACCTAACGGTTCTCTCGTGCCGCGTGAGGCAGCATCTTGGCAGATCGTGCTTCCCGGAATGGTTGCCGGATTGGGTAACAACGAGTCCCGTGCCGTGTTCTTCAGTGATCCTATTGCAAACTTTACCGATGGTACATACGTGTCCGGACAAGACTACCGTTACACCTTTGATATCTATGCTAACAATTCTCTCATCCCATATGATCTAGAATATGTTGAGACAAAGGTCGTTGGGGACTATCAGGCAGGTATCACTATCAAGGGGATTCATCCTTACCTTTATTCACTTCTTGGGCAGATGCCCATTCTTCCTCGGCACATTTGGGCGAATAAGTCGCTGACTACTTGGAATCCCTCTATAGATGATGTTGTTGGTTCAGGCCCCTATAAGGTCAAGTCATTCACTCCAGGAAGCAAGTTGGTGCTCACAATTAATTCCGGATACTATCCCGTTGAAGATACACAAGCACCCAAGCTCATCAGTGTTAGCATTTCGCCGGATGATCCTATCCCTGCTGTGAGTGTGACAATTCGAGTCTACATCTACGATCGAAGCAAGATTGACAGCGTTATCTTATCCTATACCTATGACTCCGGGAAGCTGAACTTCACAGAGTCGATTGAGATGACCGAGACCTCTACCGGTTTTACTGCGATCATACCACAGCATCTGACGGCATCTTTTGTCAACTACAGCATTCGTGCAACAGATGCATGGGGCAACAGTGCCATCATTACGACAGGGTATTATGATCTGTCCTCCACAAGTAGAGGAGCTTCTTGGCTCAGTCCGCAAGTGATGCTTGGCATCGGTCTTGTTGTCTTACTGGTGGTCGTGGGAGCGGCGATCAAACGAAGACATTGA
- a CDS encoding BtrH N-terminal domain-containing protein — protein MKYKAIAIMVLVMFVIVPVTTNQSQTKLINNSVVAEDKAKTLQQVPYIWQEINGLCNWAGTAIALQYAGVDVTLHDLLALSGIGFSFSYIRYNDTLLMFPGALYQQIDPVVFVTRLYGLNYSIYFDASVEGIDEQLDYFRSRGIIAEVIDGQQEAFALMRTAIDEGYPLVVSVDPSWLPAADYDFLRDQGLTGGGHAVAIVGYNDSAGVAYIQDPGVGSFGDNYGYPDDGRGNYSQISYTNLNLAWSKRYYISILIKRGGEEPTSTISDQLGPYIRDRLLGAGESYAPGAASAYIWQFGEKGFRGLAKDVTPEGLKSFLAVFDGMQNERQYKASILTFLGLAIESSVTLQYLSYKVSLTSLHKYLTGHDFSEFYEAAESALPHFAALSDNSSLLYVGNISRIVGDVHETFSSIAKEYNATGDLDSAIANHSTGLVSIAEHLTGIADSWSDAGNALTKYWPYSPLVLYGPLIMVSIAVAGVATIGTFLYVRRRRSQ, from the coding sequence TTGAAGTACAAGGCAATAGCAATCATGGTTCTTGTTATGTTCGTGATCGTTCCGGTAACGACTAACCAATCACAGACTAAATTAATTAACAATTCAGTAGTAGCAGAAGATAAGGCCAAGACTCTACAACAGGTCCCCTATATCTGGCAAGAGATAAATGGTCTCTGTAACTGGGCAGGTACTGCTATTGCTCTTCAGTATGCAGGTGTTGATGTCACCCTGCACGATCTTCTTGCGCTATCAGGAATTGGATTCTCGTTTTCGTATATCCGCTACAACGACACACTCTTGATGTTCCCCGGTGCGCTCTATCAACAGATCGATCCAGTGGTCTTTGTCACCAGACTCTATGGCTTGAACTACTCGATCTATTTTGATGCTAGCGTTGAAGGGATCGATGAGCAATTGGACTATTTCCGCTCACGAGGAATCATTGCTGAAGTCATTGATGGCCAGCAAGAGGCCTTTGCGCTCATGCGAACTGCAATCGACGAGGGGTATCCACTAGTTGTGTCAGTTGATCCCTCATGGCTTCCAGCAGCAGATTATGACTTTCTGAGAGATCAGGGTCTGACAGGTGGTGGCCACGCAGTCGCCATTGTTGGATACAATGATTCAGCGGGTGTAGCGTACATCCAAGATCCCGGAGTTGGTTCATTCGGCGATAACTACGGGTATCCGGATGATGGGAGAGGCAACTATTCACAGATCAGCTATACCAATCTAAACTTAGCATGGTCAAAGAGGTATTACATCAGCATTCTGATAAAGCGAGGTGGTGAAGAACCCACTTCTACTATCAGCGATCAATTGGGGCCGTACATCAGGGATAGACTTCTTGGTGCTGGCGAGTCCTATGCTCCCGGAGCAGCCTCAGCGTACATATGGCAATTTGGTGAGAAGGGCTTCCGCGGATTAGCAAAAGACGTAACACCGGAAGGCCTGAAGAGTTTTCTTGCAGTCTTTGACGGCATGCAGAACGAGCGCCAGTACAAGGCCTCAATTCTGACGTTTCTCGGACTTGCGATCGAGTCGTCAGTGACTCTGCAATATCTGTCGTACAAGGTATCACTGACTAGTCTGCACAAGTACTTGACGGGGCATGATTTCTCTGAGTTCTATGAAGCAGCCGAGAGCGCACTCCCACATTTTGCGGCGTTGTCAGACAACTCGTCACTTCTCTATGTCGGCAACATCTCACGCATCGTAGGTGATGTCCACGAGACCTTTTCATCTATTGCTAAGGAGTATAACGCAACAGGAGATCTTGACTCCGCCATTGCAAATCACAGTACGGGGCTTGTCAGTATCGCGGAACATCTTACAGGAATTGCGGACAGCTGGTCAGATGCCGGAAATGCACTCACCAAATATTGGCCCTATAGTCCACTTGTTCTCTATGGCCCCCTCATCATGGTATCAATAGCTGTTGCGGGAGTAGCAACAATCGGGACTTTTCTCTACGTCAGACGACGGAGATCTCAGTAA
- a CDS encoding TIGR04084 family radical SAM/SPASM domain-containing protein, producing the protein MNYHLVLTRKCNLNCEYCHGGEEAGSVTEIQYSFEELDRFLAKDDDPQIMMYGGEPTLRIPLMIEIMDRYPQARYMLQTNALLLSQIPEAYVKRFHSILVSIDGREHVTDGYRSKGVYRRVLENVRWLERIGYTGDVVARMAVSQHSDIYEEVRHLLDLRDPTFKHVHWQLNVVWDAEGNWTDFDGWVANSYNPGISRLVREWVDKIEEGVIEGIVPFMPLMYTLLTGKTSLLRCGSGIDTFAIHIDGSIGVCPISPDWEWSIVGDIRETDPKSLRNVMLVDEPCPSCEVYGICGGRCLFANKERLWGQEGFDKICDTVKYLIRELQNQVPRVRQLVERGIISVDDFDYPEFNNGCEIIP; encoded by the coding sequence ATGAACTACCACCTTGTATTGACTCGTAAATGTAATCTCAACTGCGAGTATTGTCATGGTGGAGAAGAGGCTGGCTCTGTCACGGAGATCCAGTACTCGTTTGAAGAGTTGGACCGATTCCTCGCAAAGGATGATGACCCTCAGATCATGATGTATGGTGGTGAGCCGACTCTTCGAATTCCCCTCATGATCGAGATTATGGATCGCTATCCACAAGCTCGATATATGTTACAGACGAATGCTCTCTTACTGAGTCAGATTCCAGAGGCATATGTAAAACGCTTTCATTCCATTCTTGTGTCCATTGATGGGCGTGAGCATGTCACCGACGGATATCGGTCCAAAGGGGTCTACAGGCGTGTTCTTGAGAATGTACGTTGGTTAGAGCGGATCGGTTACACAGGAGATGTTGTGGCACGAATGGCGGTTTCCCAGCATAGTGATATCTATGAGGAGGTCAGGCACCTTCTTGATCTGAGAGACCCTACCTTCAAACATGTCCACTGGCAACTGAACGTTGTCTGGGACGCTGAGGGAAATTGGACAGATTTTGATGGTTGGGTGGCAAATAGCTATAACCCTGGGATCTCCCGTCTGGTACGTGAGTGGGTTGACAAAATAGAGGAGGGCGTGATCGAGGGTATTGTTCCCTTTATGCCTCTGATGTACACGCTCCTTACTGGAAAGACCTCGCTGCTGCGATGCGGTTCTGGAATCGACACCTTCGCAATTCACATCGATGGTAGTATTGGTGTCTGTCCGATCTCGCCTGATTGGGAATGGTCTATAGTTGGAGACATTCGTGAGACCGATCCGAAAAGCCTCAGAAATGTAATGCTTGTTGATGAACCATGCCCATCGTGTGAAGTATACGGTATTTGCGGTGGTCGATGTCTGTTCGCGAACAAAGAGCGCCTCTGGGGGCAGGAGGGATTCGATAAGATCTGCGATACGGTGAAGTATCTCATTAGGGAGCTTCAGAATCAAGTTCCACGAGTCCGTCAATTGGTCGAGAGAGGAATCATCTCAGTAGATGACTTTGACTATCCCGAGTTCAACAATGGTTGTGAGATCATACCCTAG
- a CDS encoding GNAT family N-acetyltransferase — protein sequence MVSTIFNYAEVLIRRAELGEVEEIRSIIKEAYAGIKSQLSREPGAMKESLDKIARQIQMGNVYVAIIGNQIVGTMRVMLHGQVGVISRVAVAKKFRNRRIGTILIEYAENLLTHRNAKTAEIEVYGAIDDQKTFYERIGYKEIEKTVRDGEEIILMQKSLEEEEIEEEEPL from the coding sequence GTGGTATCGACAATCTTTAACTATGCAGAAGTATTGATTCGTAGGGCTGAGCTTGGTGAAGTGGAAGAGATTCGATCAATCATCAAGGAGGCGTATGCAGGCATCAAGTCCCAACTCTCCCGAGAACCTGGAGCTATGAAAGAGAGCCTTGACAAGATAGCTCGGCAGATCCAGATGGGCAATGTCTATGTTGCAATCATAGGAAATCAGATTGTCGGGACAATGCGGGTAATGCTCCACGGGCAAGTTGGCGTAATCAGCCGTGTTGCCGTTGCCAAGAAATTCCGCAATCGCCGTATTGGAACGATCCTCATCGAATACGCCGAGAATCTACTTACTCATAGAAATGCCAAGACCGCAGAGATCGAGGTCTACGGGGCAATTGATGATCAGAAGACCTTCTACGAACGAATCGGCTACAAAGAGATCGAAAAGACTGTTCGTGACGGGGAAGAGATCATCCTCATGCAGAAGAGCCTTGAGGAAGAAGAGATCGAAGAGGAAGAACCACTCTAG
- a CDS encoding zinc ribbon domain-containing protein, giving the protein MSTNIEIEQGDSLAGDKIEELLRTVEAEIQHLKEIAKEGSDEDPWDAISVVFRVNNSINKIFGIIEHLLQSHSDDSDYRNRISLLRATFNVERRAAWLRARTLMASKKDQSIIELEKFNKRISELFDIMIAIIESVKQFSKQESIDLSDGKKRLAEFEQEFATAESEAMDLLVKHGSFQHKGRLTALTRQFSNAMRLARNAMRKRGWEISRTTPAQSAGVTAEDLQEAVEKIEIFRGCEVIGGSFEYKVKIKNSSPFVITEIIVTIVAYPDDCLELVGPKIKRISRIEVGGFRSPSFVFIPTKDCVLGKIVASVSFNDATDKVHVLPVREYVIRSVCDLLRPKEMVTQQLDTILSDMVSDQRETTVPWNAEFAFTKTRQLLAANNFHIVDETTRDAGGQFVGVIRGFAEGKYTKKRVVAVITIAGTVDKNECLVTVEAMGDDIAMLPTTIEELSEGITTWSCIACGHPLDADDVVLLKTGVAVACPYCGTVLKRDQYVRE; this is encoded by the coding sequence GTGAGTACCAATATTGAGATTGAACAAGGCGATAGTCTGGCCGGCGACAAGATTGAGGAATTACTGCGGACTGTAGAAGCAGAGATCCAACATCTAAAGGAAATTGCCAAAGAAGGGAGCGACGAGGATCCATGGGACGCAATCTCTGTAGTCTTCCGGGTCAATAATAGTATAAATAAAATATTCGGAATCATTGAACATCTCTTGCAGAGCCATTCGGACGACAGCGATTATAGAAACCGCATCTCTCTACTCAGAGCAACTTTCAATGTAGAACGCCGTGCAGCATGGTTGCGTGCACGAACCCTAATGGCCAGCAAAAAGGACCAGAGCATTATCGAGCTGGAGAAGTTCAACAAACGTATTAGCGAACTCTTCGACATTATGATCGCGATAATTGAATCGGTCAAACAATTCAGCAAACAGGAATCCATCGATCTGAGCGATGGAAAGAAAAGACTTGCAGAATTTGAACAAGAGTTTGCTACTGCTGAGTCCGAAGCCATGGATCTCTTGGTCAAACATGGATCATTTCAGCACAAAGGAAGATTGACTGCACTCACTAGACAGTTCAGCAATGCCATGAGATTAGCAAGAAATGCAATGAGGAAACGCGGATGGGAAATTTCGAGAACCACACCAGCACAATCTGCTGGCGTGACGGCTGAAGATTTACAGGAAGCAGTAGAGAAGATCGAGATATTCAGGGGCTGTGAAGTGATCGGTGGGTCCTTTGAATACAAAGTAAAAATAAAGAATTCATCGCCGTTCGTCATTACAGAGATCATTGTCACAATCGTAGCATACCCTGATGATTGCCTTGAACTGGTAGGCCCAAAAATCAAGAGGATATCACGAATTGAGGTCGGCGGTTTCCGGTCTCCTAGTTTCGTATTTATTCCGACAAAAGACTGTGTACTGGGGAAGATCGTGGCAAGTGTGTCGTTCAATGATGCGACAGACAAGGTGCATGTCTTACCAGTCCGCGAATATGTGATTCGATCAGTCTGTGACCTATTGAGACCGAAAGAGATGGTCACTCAACAACTGGACACAATCTTGAGCGACATGGTCTCAGACCAGCGTGAGACCACAGTCCCATGGAATGCCGAATTCGCCTTTACGAAGACACGGCAATTACTCGCTGCAAATAATTTTCACATCGTAGATGAGACCACTCGTGATGCAGGTGGTCAGTTTGTGGGGGTCATTCGAGGATTCGCTGAGGGAAAGTACACCAAGAAACGAGTAGTAGCAGTGATCACAATAGCTGGCACCGTTGACAAGAATGAGTGCCTGGTCACGGTGGAGGCGATGGGCGACGATATTGCCATGCTTCCAACGACCATCGAGGAGTTGTCCGAGGGGATCACTACGTGGAGCTGCATTGCATGTGGCCATCCGCTAGACGCTGATGATGTAGTATTACTCAAGACAGGAGTCGCGGTCGCGTGCCCATATTGTGGTACAGTTCTAAAACGCGACCAATATGTGAGGGAGTGA
- a CDS encoding class I SAM-dependent methyltransferase → MSDVMGAILLAAVQNEDATHQIERDDGFISEMDGRFYVSKYEDWSEPLCEALKSVKGRVLDIGCGAGRIMCYLEERGFVVHGIDLSPGAIEACKRNGIENAQVMDVMALDLTLGKFDTILLLGCNFGIPGNYDGVREMLKRLWNITNSRAIILAESRDSSDTDNEIHLVYHEKNRSRGWPVGQVRFRLRYKNLVSDWIDLLTVSPEEMATLAEETGWKLIRVVGPRRGYIGILERQED, encoded by the coding sequence ATGTCGGATGTGATGGGAGCAATCTTGTTAGCCGCAGTTCAGAATGAAGATGCGACACATCAGATTGAACGGGATGATGGTTTCATCAGCGAGATGGACGGACGCTTCTATGTTAGCAAATATGAGGATTGGTCGGAACCACTTTGCGAGGCTCTCAAGTCTGTAAAAGGGCGCGTCCTCGATATCGGTTGTGGTGCAGGGAGAATCATGTGCTACTTGGAAGAACGAGGTTTTGTAGTTCATGGAATTGACCTCTCGCCAGGAGCAATTGAGGCCTGTAAGCGTAACGGTATCGAGAATGCCCAGGTCATGGATGTGATGGCTCTGGATCTCACACTTGGAAAGTTCGATACCATACTCTTGCTTGGTTGTAACTTTGGTATTCCAGGTAATTATGATGGAGTTAGAGAAATGCTAAAACGACTCTGGAACATCACAAACAGTAGAGCAATAATACTTGCAGAGTCACGTGACTCTAGTGATACTGATAATGAAATCCATCTAGTATATCATGAGAAGAACCGTTCCAGAGGATGGCCTGTTGGGCAAGTGCGATTTAGGCTGCGATACAAGAACCTTGTCAGCGACTGGATTGATCTTCTGACAGTAAGTCCAGAAGAGATGGCCACTCTTGCTGAAGAAACAGGATGGAAACTTATTCGGGTAGTAGGACCACGCAGAGGATATATTGGAATACTAGAGCGACAGGAAGACTGA